From a single Candidatus Defluviilinea gracilis genomic region:
- a CDS encoding oligosaccharide flippase family protein: MLQRIRTSLREDNLFHRVVSNSLHLFSNNTIALALSVLQGALVTRLLGPSGYGLIGVIMAYASTVNSIFSFRMGEVVVKYGGAYLEQGEKSKASALLKAASLTEAVVSLLAFFAVVLTANLAEMYNAKTAGTAWMFIVFAIGLLANFNTETSTGILQVTNRIKLQGTVNLLQSIVTTIVIVAAFLTHGTLQSILFAYLLSKTILGLGMFFAAQIQLHRVLGSGWWRESFSAIAERSERSEWRELIRFAVSSNVSATIIKIFRESELLWVAFFLTPEAAGYYKLAYTLVSFLSIVTDPLIASTFPEINRLVVQSAWTRLKDFLRKVTSLSFAYNFAIAIGFVLLGQWMIRIYSNDTFLPAYPAMIALVVGLAFNYTLFWNRPLLLSLGLPEYPIKVTLIVGIIKIALAFVLVPRFGIVAAGALLSFYYVASVGVMAWRGMKKIREFEN, translated from the coding sequence ATGCTTCAACGAATCCGAACCTCTCTCCGCGAAGACAATCTCTTCCACCGTGTCGTAAGCAACAGCCTCCACCTCTTTAGCAACAACACGATCGCGTTGGCGTTGAGCGTGCTTCAAGGCGCGTTGGTGACGCGCTTGCTCGGACCCTCGGGCTACGGTTTGATCGGCGTGATCATGGCGTATGCTTCCACGGTCAACAGCATTTTTTCGTTTCGCATGGGTGAGGTGGTGGTGAAATATGGCGGGGCATATCTTGAACAAGGTGAAAAATCAAAAGCCTCCGCGTTGCTGAAAGCCGCCAGCCTCACAGAAGCCGTCGTTTCACTGCTTGCTTTTTTCGCCGTCGTGTTGACTGCCAACCTCGCCGAAATGTACAACGCGAAAACCGCAGGCACGGCATGGATGTTCATCGTTTTTGCGATTGGGTTGCTTGCCAATTTCAACACCGAAACATCCACTGGCATTTTACAAGTCACGAACAGGATCAAACTGCAAGGCACGGTCAATCTCCTGCAAAGCATCGTCACGACGATTGTCATCGTTGCCGCGTTCCTCACGCATGGCACACTTCAATCAATTCTGTTTGCCTATCTCCTCAGCAAAACGATCCTTGGGCTTGGCATGTTCTTCGCCGCGCAAATACAATTGCACAGAGTTCTCGGCAGTGGTTGGTGGCGCGAATCATTTTCGGCAATCGCCGAGCGAAGCGAGCGGAGCGAGTGGCGCGAGTTGATTCGCTTTGCGGTCAGTTCCAACGTCAGCGCCACGATCATCAAAATTTTCCGCGAGAGTGAGTTGTTGTGGGTGGCGTTCTTCCTCACGCCCGAAGCCGCGGGCTATTACAAACTGGCATACACGCTGGTCAGTTTTCTGTCCATCGTCACCGATCCGCTGATTGCAAGCACGTTCCCCGAGATCAATCGTCTCGTGGTGCAAAGCGCATGGACGCGGCTCAAAGATTTTCTGCGCAAGGTCACATCACTTTCGTTCGCGTACAACTTCGCCATTGCCATCGGCTTCGTGTTACTTGGTCAATGGATGATTCGCATTTACAGCAACGACACATTTCTCCCCGCCTATCCCGCGATGATCGCGCTCGTCGTTGGTCTCGCGTTCAATTACACGTTGTTCTGGAATCGTCCGCTGTTGCTTTCGCTCGGCTTGCCCGAATATCCCATCAAGGTCACGCTCATTGTCGGCATTATCAAGATCGCGCTGGCATTCGTGCTCGTGCCGCGATTCGGCATTGTCGCAGCGGGCGCGTTGTTGTCGTTTTATTATGTTGCGTCGGTGGGGGTGATGGCGTGGCGGGGGATGAAGAAGATTAGAGAATTTGAGAATTAG
- a CDS encoding flavin reductase family protein gives MAQHAHLPQLDSETLRRAMRAWTTGVTVITAAHDGQQYGMTVNSFTSVSLEPPLVCVTLKRLTHTHELVEKSGEFSVTVLSASQKELSSRFAGKHPQVTNRFEGIPTTTLSIPAPLIEGGMAFFNCRVLSMHTVGENTLFVAEVIAAQGAGEGDPLVYHNRVYWKLNSPSP, from the coding sequence ATGGCTCAACACGCCCACTTACCTCAGCTCGATTCAGAAACCCTCCGCCGCGCCATGCGCGCGTGGACGACCGGTGTAACGGTGATCACCGCCGCGCATGACGGTCAGCAATATGGCATGACGGTCAACTCGTTCACGTCCGTTTCGCTGGAGCCGCCGCTGGTATGCGTCACCTTGAAGAGGCTGACCCACACGCATGAACTGGTCGAGAAGTCCGGCGAGTTTTCGGTGACGGTCCTCTCCGCCTCGCAGAAGGAGCTTTCGAGCCGCTTCGCGGGGAAACATCCGCAGGTCACTAACCGGTTCGAAGGCATACCAACCACAACGCTTTCCATCCCCGCGCCGTTGATCGAAGGCGGAATGGCGTTTTTCAATTGTCGTGTGTTGAGCATGCATACAGTTGGCGAGAATACATTGTTCGTGGCGGAGGTGATCGCGGCGCAGGGAGCGGGCGAAGGCGATCCGCTTGTGTATCATAACCGGGTGTATTGGAAGTTGAATTCACCCTCACCCTAG
- a CDS encoding VOC family protein, whose product MTNDHPVLELRIAFTVKDFERAVKFYCDGLGIEPAAIWNNGDGHALVLDMGRATLELFDEPQAETIDSLEAGERLSGQIRFALQVPDLHAAMDKLLAHGATLVHEPVMTPWGDYNVRLQDPDGMQITLFQVMDS is encoded by the coding sequence ATGACAAACGATCACCCCGTTCTCGAATTGCGTATCGCATTCACCGTAAAAGACTTTGAACGCGCGGTGAAATTCTACTGCGACGGACTCGGCATCGAACCCGCCGCCATTTGGAACAACGGAGACGGTCACGCGCTCGTCCTCGATATGGGACGCGCCACCCTCGAACTCTTCGACGAACCCCAAGCCGAGACCATCGACTCGCTCGAAGCAGGGGAACGCCTCAGCGGACAGATCCGCTTTGCCCTGCAAGTGCCCGACCTGCACGCCGCCATGGACAAACTCCTCGCCCACGGCGCGACCCTCGTCCACGAGCCTGTGATGACTCCCTGGGGCGATTACAACGTCCGCTTGCAAGACCCCGATGGGATGCAGATCACGTTGTTTCAGGTGATGGATAGTTAA
- a CDS encoding glycosyltransferase, whose amino-acid sequence MKIALITNSRIPSLTANSIQAMKVAQALIQLGHDARMFAPAETQTVSQEILNTHYGVRFSPPLELLPSIKRLKRLDFIVHAQRAARRFGADLIYTWLPQSAALGVWMKYPVVLEMHADVTGLMGAWWLRQFWNAKGKKTMTVTTSALRKALERSTSLKLENEAVIVAPNGVELERYESLPSPQEARRQLNLPEGLTVGFTGHIYQGRGAELLFELANQMPRVNFLWVGGTPELVSFWRSKLEEARVANVTMTGFVEHSNIPLYQAAADVLLMPYSHSILASSGQDIAEVINPMKMFEYMAAGRAIVCAELPVIREVLNEGNAVFVKMRESNGGRVAPSESRGAYRDHNVGELENQRIGDWRLEIEKLLEDESRRLALGAQARKDVERFSWVRREGRVMEGIIK is encoded by the coding sequence ATGAAGATTGCATTGATAACCAATTCTCGGATTCCGTCGCTGACTGCGAATTCGATTCAAGCAATGAAGGTTGCTCAAGCCTTGATTCAATTAGGACATGACGCGCGGATGTTCGCGCCTGCGGAAACGCAGACTGTCTCGCAAGAAATACTCAATACGCATTACGGAGTACGCTTCTCTCCGCCCCTCGAACTGCTTCCGTCCATCAAGCGACTCAAACGCCTCGACTTTATCGTCCATGCCCAACGCGCCGCGCGGAGGTTTGGCGCGGACCTCATTTACACATGGCTTCCTCAATCCGCTGCGCTGGGAGTGTGGATGAAGTATCCCGTCGTCCTCGAAATGCACGCGGATGTGACAGGTCTCATGGGCGCGTGGTGGCTCCGTCAGTTTTGGAATGCGAAGGGGAAGAAGACGATGACGGTCACCACGTCCGCGTTGAGAAAAGCCTTAGAGAGGTCAACCAGCCTCAAATTGGAGAATGAAGCGGTGATCGTCGCGCCGAATGGAGTCGAGTTGGAGCGATACGAATCCCTGCCGAGTCCTCAAGAGGCACGTCGTCAATTGAATCTGCCTGAGGGACTCACCGTCGGCTTCACGGGTCATATTTATCAGGGGCGCGGCGCGGAGTTGTTGTTCGAGTTGGCGAATCAAATGCCGCGCGTGAATTTTTTGTGGGTCGGCGGCACGCCCGAACTCGTGTCATTTTGGAGATCGAAGTTAGAGGAGGCGCGCGTTGCGAACGTGACGATGACGGGCTTCGTGGAGCATAGCAACATCCCGCTCTATCAAGCCGCGGCGGATGTGTTGCTGATGCCGTATTCGCATTCCATTTTGGCGTCGAGCGGACAGGACATTGCCGAGGTGATCAACCCGATGAAGATGTTCGAATACATGGCGGCGGGACGGGCGATCGTGTGCGCGGAGTTGCCCGTGATTCGGGAGGTGTTGAATGAGGGGAATGCGGTGTTTGTAAAAATGCGCGAATCAAACGGTGGTCGAGTAGCCCCGAGTGAAAGCCGAGGGGCGTATCGAGACCACAATGTTGGAGAATTGGAGAATCAGAGAATTGGAGACTGGAGACTGGAGATTGAGAAATTACTAGAAGATGAATCGCGCAGGCTCGCGTTGGGCGCGCAGGCGAGGAAGGATGTGGAGCGGTTTTCGTGGGTGAGGAGGGAGGGGAGGGTGATGGAGGGGATCATCAAGTAA
- a CDS encoding ABC transporter ATP-binding protein — MSAIIEIKNLSKNFARRPAVSDVNLSIESGEIFGLVGPNGAGKTTTMRMVVTLLQPDRGEITIGGHSVRKSPRDVRRMIGFMPDSFGVYNDMTVQEYLDFFGACYKIPPAQRKTLLNDLLQLVDLAHRRNDMVDTLSRGLKQRLSIARVLIHDPSILILDEPASGLDPRARVEIRELLLEIARLGKTIIFSSHILADVAELCTRVGIMEGGKLVALGALNELTEKAMPHRLIRVAFLNQIEVEQAQNALAALPGIFAARAQDGLGKAGWLSFEAEFSGDDASLQTLLSTLVSQGLPIVHFSEETQDLEEVFMRATRGIVS, encoded by the coding sequence ATGAGCGCGATCATCGAGATCAAAAACCTCAGCAAGAACTTCGCCCGCCGCCCCGCGGTCAGCGACGTGAACCTCTCCATCGAAAGCGGCGAGATCTTCGGATTGGTCGGTCCCAACGGCGCTGGCAAAACCACCACCATGCGCATGGTCGTCACGCTGCTCCAGCCGGACCGCGGCGAGATCACCATAGGCGGACATTCGGTGCGCAAATCTCCCCGCGACGTGCGGCGCATGATCGGCTTCATGCCCGATTCGTTCGGCGTGTACAACGACATGACCGTGCAAGAGTACCTCGACTTCTTCGGCGCCTGCTACAAGATTCCCCCCGCCCAGCGAAAGACCCTCCTCAACGACCTGCTTCAACTGGTGGACCTCGCTCACCGCCGCAACGACATGGTAGACACCCTCTCGCGCGGACTCAAGCAACGCCTCTCCATCGCCCGCGTCCTGATCCACGATCCCAGCATTCTCATCCTCGACGAGCCCGCCTCCGGCTTGGACCCTCGCGCCCGCGTCGAGATCCGGGAACTGTTGCTGGAGATCGCGCGTCTCGGAAAAACGATCATCTTCTCCAGCCACATCCTCGCCGACGTGGCGGAACTCTGCACCCGCGTGGGAATCATGGAAGGCGGCAAACTGGTCGCGCTCGGCGCGCTCAACGAACTGACCGAGAAAGCGATGCCGCATCGTCTGATCCGCGTCGCGTTCCTGAACCAGATCGAGGTCGAGCAGGCGCAGAACGCGCTCGCCGCATTGCCGGGCATCTTCGCCGCCCGCGCGCAGGATGGGCTGGGCAAAGCCGGCTGGCTATCCTTCGAAGCCGAGTTCAGCGGCGACGACGCCTCTTTGCAAACGCTTCTCTCCACGTTGGTCTCGCAGGGACTCCCCATCGTCCACTTCAGCGAAGAGACTCAAGACCTCGAAGAGGTCTTCATGCGCGCCACGCGCGGGATCGTTTCGTAA
- a CDS encoding tetratricopeptide repeat protein codes for MTDEVFQEAVEALREGNKAKARELLTGLLKTDQGNATYWVWMSATVDTEKERIYCLQTAFKLDPENVTAKRGLILLGSLPPDETIQPFSLNRPRAWEQRLLLAHEKPKPKGWAAVKASPVFRLGGIAVLIAALAGFVYFGFVVPARQQARPPTITPGASPTWTFTPTALNSTSEPQAAGTPFPFSELLEVPYTPTALYVNTPRSPLTMDMYSRFDNAFKSGNWDEAIAAMQEIAQLEPEYADPYYYIGEAYRFKGDMASAIDAYNFALQADGEFGPAYVGLARARIHIDPGANTEPLLDEAIRFDPNFGEAYLERAKVRLRDNNIVGAIADLDNANRLLPNSPLVYYTLAVARQREGEIDLALTTALHANQLDTTHMPTYLLLGQLYEATGNSADATRVLNIYLKYNEGDADAYMLLGRMQFADDEYEETIGAMNRVIGIDRNRREAYLYRFYANIELGNGAAADEDLDRLLVYYPDLFEFNIALTRAHLIQKRNGSALQIIEKAISLAETDEQRATAYFWAGAVYEARDELDRAAEYWQLLLDLPEDATTAEQRAVAEEHLLEIPTSTPAVTPTKSRTPTRTPLVTGSPSQAKTATPTPTRTPSPTPTK; via the coding sequence ATGACCGACGAAGTCTTCCAAGAGGCAGTGGAGGCGTTGCGCGAGGGAAATAAAGCGAAAGCCCGCGAGTTACTCACGGGTTTGCTCAAAACCGACCAGGGCAACGCAACCTATTGGGTGTGGATGAGCGCGACAGTGGATACGGAAAAAGAGCGCATCTACTGCCTGCAAACGGCGTTCAAACTCGACCCTGAAAATGTCACCGCCAAGCGCGGCTTGATCTTGCTCGGTTCGCTTCCGCCGGACGAAACTATCCAGCCGTTTTCCCTTAATCGCCCGCGCGCATGGGAACAAAGACTTTTGCTTGCGCACGAAAAGCCGAAGCCCAAGGGCTGGGCGGCAGTCAAAGCCAGCCCGGTCTTCCGCCTTGGTGGAATTGCCGTGTTGATCGCGGCTTTGGCGGGATTTGTTTATTTCGGGTTCGTTGTTCCGGCGCGGCAACAAGCGCGTCCTCCCACCATTACACCGGGGGCATCGCCCACGTGGACATTTACCCCCACCGCGCTCAACTCCACGAGCGAGCCTCAAGCCGCCGGCACGCCGTTCCCCTTCTCTGAATTGCTTGAAGTTCCGTATACGCCCACGGCGTTATACGTCAACACGCCGCGCTCGCCGCTGACGATGGATATGTACAGCAGATTTGATAACGCCTTTAAAAGCGGAAACTGGGATGAGGCAATCGCGGCAATGCAGGAGATCGCGCAACTCGAACCTGAATATGCCGACCCATACTATTACATCGGCGAGGCGTATCGTTTCAAAGGCGATATGGCGAGCGCGATCGACGCCTACAACTTCGCGCTTCAAGCGGACGGGGAATTTGGTCCCGCCTACGTGGGGCTGGCGCGGGCGCGTATTCACATCGACCCCGGCGCGAACACCGAACCATTGCTCGATGAAGCCATCCGCTTCGACCCGAACTTTGGCGAGGCGTATCTCGAGCGCGCAAAAGTCCGTTTGCGCGATAACAATATCGTCGGCGCGATCGCCGATCTCGACAACGCCAACCGCCTCCTGCCGAATTCACCGTTGGTGTATTACACGCTGGCTGTGGCGCGGCAACGCGAAGGGGAGATCGACCTCGCGCTGACCACCGCCCTGCATGCCAACCAACTCGACACCACACATATGCCCACCTATCTGTTGCTCGGTCAGTTGTATGAAGCGACCGGCAACTCCGCCGATGCGACGCGCGTTCTCAATATTTACCTGAAATACAACGAAGGCGACGCGGACGCTTACATGTTGCTCGGCAGGATGCAATTTGCCGATGACGAATATGAAGAGACCATCGGCGCGATGAACCGCGTGATCGGCATCGACCGCAACCGGCGCGAGGCATACCTCTATCGTTTCTATGCCAACATTGAATTGGGGAACGGCGCCGCCGCCGATGAGGATCTTGACCGCCTGCTGGTCTATTACCCCGATCTGTTCGAGTTCAACATTGCCCTGACGCGCGCGCATTTGATCCAGAAGCGCAACGGGAGCGCGTTACAGATCATCGAGAAGGCGATCAGCCTCGCCGAAACGGATGAACAACGCGCCACCGCGTATTTCTGGGCGGGCGCTGTGTATGAGGCGCGCGACGAACTCGATCGAGCCGCCGAATATTGGCAGTTGCTGTTGGATTTACCCGAAGACGCGACCACCGCGGAACAACGCGCGGTTGCCGAAGAACATCTGTTGGAAATCCCCACATCGACTCCCGCCGTCACCCCCACCAAATCGCGGACTCCGACTCGCACCCCCCTTGTGACTGGCTCGCCCTCCCAAGCGAAGACCGCCACCCCAACCCCCACACGCACACCGAGTCCTACGCCGACGAAGTGA
- a CDS encoding DUF971 domain-containing protein, producing MTEHPTNITANKKTRELTIVWDDAHTSVYPFDLLRAACPCASCRGGHENMKPEPDPNVFVLKMAESPSTRLANVVKTGSYALTLVWEDGHDYGIYNWHYLRALCPCEEDRKKFGNAGEQKND from the coding sequence ATGACCGAACACCCCACCAACATCACCGCCAACAAAAAGACGCGCGAACTGACCATCGTGTGGGACGACGCGCACACCAGCGTGTATCCCTTCGATCTGTTACGCGCGGCATGTCCGTGCGCTTCGTGCCGCGGCGGGCATGAAAATATGAAGCCCGAACCCGACCCCAATGTGTTCGTCCTCAAAATGGCGGAGTCGCCATCCACGCGGCTCGCAAACGTGGTGAAGACCGGCTCCTACGCGCTGACCCTCGTTTGGGAGGATGGTCACGATTACGGCATTTACAACTGGCATTACCTGCGCGCGTTATGTCCGTGCGAGGAGGATCGGAAAAAATTTGGGAACGCTGGTGAACAAAAAAACGACTGA
- the amrA gene encoding AmmeMemoRadiSam system protein A — protein sequence MQDKLTLEEQQTLLRIAREAMICRVKGEALPPLDVAPLTERLRAEGASFVTLTIRGTLRGCIGALDAYQPLAEDVREHAVSAALEDPRFPPVREGELGAIQIEISRLTRPHPLEYKDAADLLSKLKPHVDGVVLRDGVRRATFLPQVWEKIPQPGEFMDNLCYKMGADYDLWRKKHLEALVYQVEEFHE from the coding sequence ATGCAAGATAAACTTACCCTCGAAGAACAACAGACTCTCCTCCGCATAGCGCGCGAGGCGATGATATGCCGCGTGAAAGGGGAGGCGCTTCCGCCGCTGGACGTTGCGCCGCTGACGGAACGTTTGCGCGCGGAGGGCGCGTCGTTTGTCACGTTGACGATTCGCGGAACCCTGCGCGGGTGCATCGGCGCGTTGGATGCGTATCAGCCGCTGGCGGAGGATGTGCGCGAACACGCGGTTTCTGCGGCGTTGGAGGATCCGCGTTTTCCACCCGTGAGGGAAGGCGAACTAGGGGCGATCCAGATCGAAATTTCGAGGTTGACCCGTCCGCATCCGCTGGAGTACAAAGATGCCGCCGACCTCCTGTCTAAGTTGAAGCCGCATGTGGATGGAGTCGTCCTGCGCGATGGCGTTCGCCGGGCGACGTTCCTGCCGCAGGTCTGGGAGAAGATTCCACAGCCCGGCGAGTTCATGGATAACCTATGTTATAAGATGGGCGCGGACTACGACCTGTGGCGAAAAAAACATCTCGAGGCGCTCGTCTATCAAGTGGAGGAGTTTCACGAGTGA
- a CDS encoding BrnT family toxin — translation MNVRYTLHNILFEWDSQKAAVNLRKHDVSFELACETFFDPFVCYLDDEIVGSELRERIVGLTTNWILLYVVYVMRDDRIRIVSARSVTKTEREIYENQ, via the coding sequence ATGAACGTCAGATACACGCTTCATAATATCCTCTTCGAGTGGGACAGCCAGAAGGCGGCTGTCAACTTGCGAAAACATGATGTCAGTTTTGAACTGGCATGTGAAACGTTCTTCGACCCATTCGTTTGTTATCTGGACGATGAAATTGTCGGCAGTGAACTTCGCGAAAGAATTGTCGGCTTAACCACAAATTGGATATTGCTTTACGTAGTCTATGTCATGCGCGACGACAGAATACGAATTGTGTCCGCCCGATCTGTGACCAAGACAGAAAGAGAAATCTATGAAAATCAATAA